One window of Myxocyprinus asiaticus isolate MX2 ecotype Aquarium Trade chromosome 4, UBuf_Myxa_2, whole genome shotgun sequence genomic DNA carries:
- the LOC127439812 gene encoding prolactin receptor-like, with protein MRRDADQAMTLMWFLSWVVYSMCHSPPGRPRLTRCRSPEKETFTCWWEPGSTGGLPTSYHLYYRKESSVEVFECPDYHKAGNNSCYFDKRHTSIWIIYNITVVASNALGQAYSESVEIDVMDIVQPHPPENVNVTLMQSENSPYFLVQWQPPQDADTRSGWVTIKYEVCIKIENSRGKDDNEWESYSAGKQLDLSIYSPQPGANYIVQVRCKLDQGLWSEWSPSAFIQIPDKTLDRQNVVMLFAVTLTGFIFLLTAGVLVVKIKDVKYFLLPTVPEPKINGLDTQLLKSGKSEEIFRALITQGYPQLAHGSECQVEYLVVSDSDEEMEFDGKAYLEEQKENFPTDHAQVIPQNTNQIIQNSCQELNTTQSEQSPTPGHDSQDCIPEIQATFKTIHPGTTSYQLSATSIDHLSVLGVTQQLPNIDYHGLQLKAQDHNAAETHLSSSSKCDNDQRKVSITPAGLTGYVEVDEEKALVGEDYSMVSDVMRDNVLVLQKDNTPVQGHKEVKRDIASESEEVKDVIETLGYLETVTMLTIL; from the exons ATGCGGAGAGATGCAGACCAGGCAATGACTCTGATGTGGTTCCTCTCTTGGGTCGTATACAGCATGT GTCATTCTCCACCAGGAAGGCCCAGACTTACAAGATGTCGGTCCCCTGAGAAAGAGACCTTTACTTGCTGGTGGGAGCCTGGATCAACTGGCGGATTACCAACCAGCTACCACCTGTATTACAGAAAAGAGAG CTCCGTGGAAGTCTTTGAATGTCCAGATTATCATAAAGCAGGAAACAATTCCTGCTATTTTGATAAACGacacacatctatttggatcatatACAACATCACAGTGGTGGCCTCCAATGCACTGGGGCAAGCCTACTCAGAATCTGTGGAAATAGATGTTATGGATATTG TGCAGCCTCACCCACCAGAGAATGTGAATGTGACTTTGATGCAGAGTGAGAACAGCCCTTACTTCCTGGTGCAGTGGCAGCCCCCCCAGGACGCAGACACGCGTTCAGGCTGGGTCACAATTAAATATGAAGTTTGCATAAAAATAGAGAACAGTAGAGGCAAGGATGACAATGAGTGGGAG tcATACAGTGCTGGAAAACAGTTGGATTTGAGCATTTACAGTCCTCAGCCAGGAGCAAACTACATCGTGCAAGTGCGCTGCAAACTAGACCAAGGACTGTGGAGTGAATGGAGCCCCTCCGCTTTCATCCAGATTCCAGACA AAACCTTGGACAGACAGAATGTGGTTATGCTTTTTGCTGTCACTCTAACAGGCTTCATTTTCCTGCTGACTGCAGGAGTGTTGGTAGTCAAGATAAAAGA TGTGAAGTATTTTCTACTGCCAACAGTTCCAGAACCAAAGATCAATGGCTTAGACACTCAGCTCCTTAAG AGTGGGAAATCTGAGGAAATCTTCAGAGCTCTGATTACTCAGGGTTATCCCCAATTAGCCCATGGCTCTGAGTGTCAAGTTGAGTATCTTGTGGTCTCTGACAGTGATGAGGAAATGGAGTTTGATGGGAAAGCTTATCTTGAGGAACAGAAGGAGAACTTTCCAACGGATCATGCTCAAGTGATCCCTCAAAATACCAACCAGATCATCCAGAACAGCTGTCAGGAACTAAATACCACACAGAGTGAGCAGAGTCCTACCCCAGGACATGATTCTCAGGACTGCATACCTGAGATTCAAGCTACATTTAAAACAATCCATCCTGGGACTACATCCTATCAGCTAAGTGCCACCAGCATAGACCATCTTAGTGTCCTGGGAGTGACTCAGCAACTTCCTAACATTGATTATCATGGCTTGCAACTAAAAGCTCAGGACCACAATGCAGCCGAAACTCATTTGAGCTCCAGTAGTAAATGTGACAATGACCAGAGAAAAGTCAGCATCACCCCTGCAGGACTTACGGGGTATGTTGAGGTGGATGAGGAGAAAGCGCTGGTAGGGGAGGACTACAGCATGGTCAGTGATGTTATGAGGGATAATGTCCTTGTACTACAAAAAGACAACACCCCTGTACAGGGACACAAAGAGGTCAAAAGGGACATAGCTTCTGAATCTGAGGAGGTGAAAGATGTCATTGAAACTCTGGGATATTTGGAAACTGTGACAATGTTGACTATTTTGTGA